One segment of Candidatus Nitrospira nitrosa DNA contains the following:
- a CDS encoding 4Fe-4S dicluster domain-containing protein, whose protein sequence is MPEVYNWQLGRKMLYPYEERHPKWQFAFVFNINRCLACQTCSMADKSTWLFSKGQEYMWWNNVETKPYGGYPQFYDIKITQLIEQVNPGGQVWNVRVGRKHHAPYGVFEGMTIFDAGAKVGQAAIGYIPTDQEWRFVNIYEDTATSMRALVEGIDKTGFSRDEPWKMTGSSLPEHETFFFYLQRICNHCTYPGCLAACPRKAIYKRPEDGIVLIDQNRCRGYKKCVEQCPYKKPMYRGTTRVSEKCIACYPRIEGKDPLTGGEPMETRCMAACVGKIRMQSLMRIGEDGLWAEDRWHPLYYTIRVEQVALPLYPQWGTEPNGYYIPPRHSPRGYARQMFGPGVDNAIEKYLVPSRELLAVLQLWRASQQIVFRYDVIPGPKVFETQIHGKRFEMYNDTVLGFNKSGKEVARIQVEEPIYIRPAERVTWL, encoded by the coding sequence ATGCCTGAAGTCTATAACTGGCAGCTGGGACGAAAGATGTTGTATCCCTACGAGGAGCGGCATCCGAAGTGGCAGTTTGCCTTTGTCTTCAATATCAACCGCTGCTTAGCGTGCCAAACCTGTAGTATGGCCGATAAGTCGACCTGGCTCTTCTCGAAGGGGCAGGAGTACATGTGGTGGAACAACGTGGAGACCAAGCCCTATGGGGGGTATCCCCAGTTCTACGACATCAAGATCACCCAGCTGATTGAGCAGGTCAATCCCGGCGGACAGGTCTGGAACGTCCGGGTGGGACGCAAACACCATGCGCCGTACGGGGTGTTTGAGGGGATGACCATTTTCGACGCGGGTGCCAAGGTGGGGCAAGCGGCGATCGGGTACATTCCAACCGACCAAGAATGGCGGTTTGTGAACATCTATGAGGACACCGCCACCTCCATGCGCGCGCTGGTGGAAGGTATCGACAAGACCGGGTTCTCACGGGATGAACCCTGGAAGATGACCGGCAGCAGCTTGCCGGAACATGAGACCTTCTTCTTCTACTTACAGCGGATCTGCAATCACTGTACGTATCCGGGCTGTTTAGCGGCCTGCCCGCGGAAAGCGATCTATAAGCGTCCTGAGGACGGGATCGTCCTGATCGACCAGAATCGATGCCGGGGGTACAAAAAGTGTGTGGAACAGTGTCCGTACAAGAAGCCCATGTATCGAGGGACGACCCGGGTCAGTGAAAAGTGTATCGCCTGCTATCCTCGGATCGAAGGCAAAGATCCGTTGACCGGGGGAGAACCGATGGAAACCCGGTGTATGGCGGCCTGTGTCGGCAAGATCCGGATGCAGAGTTTGATGCGGATCGGCGAGGATGGGCTGTGGGCGGAGGATCGGTGGCACCCGCTGTACTACACGATTCGGGTCGAGCAGGTGGCCTTGCCGTTGTACCCCCAGTGGGGGACGGAGCCCAACGGCTATTACATTCCACCGCGGCATTCCCCGCGCGGGTATGCCCGCCAGATGTTTGGGCCTGGTGTGGACAATGCCATTGAAAAGTACCTGGTTCCAAGCCGGGAGCTCCTCGCGGTGCTCCAGCTCTGGCGAGCCAGTCAGCAGATCGTCTTCCGGTACGATGTGATTCCTGGGCCGAAAGTGTTCGAGACCCAGATTCACGGCAAGCGCTTTGAGATGTACAACGACACGGTCCTGGGCTTCAATAAGTCCGGGAAAGAAGTGGCCAGGATTCAGGTGGAAGAGCCGATCTACATTCGGCCGGCCGAACGGGTGACCTGGCTGTAA